Sequence from the Flavobacterium sp. TR2 genome:
CTAAAAATGAAGCTATTGTGTATGCCATTCAAGAATTGCAATTAGACGATATTACAATGAATTGTATGGACTTCTCTAAATTGTATTTGAATGTAAATTCAAAAAAATTCAATTTAATTGCGGATGATAAATCTAGAACAGAGCTAAATTTAAAAGCTGAAGATGGAAATCTGCAATTGAGCAAAAATGCCGGAATTAAAACATTGGTTTCTGCAATAAAATTCAAATGTGATTTGTACCAAAAAGCCACTGCTGCAATTGAAGGCATTGCTGAAAAAGCAACCATCAGATTGGACAATAACACTGTTTTTACGGGAGTAAAATTTACCTTGAAAGATGCAAATGTTACAGCTGAAGGTTCTGCCATTGCTACTATTTTAGCAGAAAACACGATCGCAATAGCAGCTGGAGATAAGTCTGAAATTTCATTGTATGGTGATCCAAAAATAGAACTTACACGCTTTAGCGAAGAAGCCAAACTGATCAAAAAGCCAGGCGCAGCAAAACCAAAAGCAACAACTTTGTAAACTTTTTAAAGTTTAAAAATCAATATAACGAAAAGAAAAATCCCAGTCTGAAAATTGTTAGACTGGGATTTTTTTATAGAAAGATTTCAAAGT
This genomic interval carries:
- a CDS encoding DUF2807 domain-containing protein codes for the protein MKKSTALLLLLFVATLTFAQKRERIKGSKIVTTSVKEVGSFDALEVDDNLEVYLEQGEKNEIKIEADDNLHDIVGMDLREKTLRLYTNKESTIFKKLSVKVTYTKSLNKVITKNEAIVYAIQELQLDDITMNCMDFSKLYLNVNSKKFNLIADDKSRTELNLKAEDGNLQLSKNAGIKTLVSAIKFKCDLYQKATAAIEGIAEKATIRLDNNTVFTGVKFTLKDANVTAEGSAIATILAENTIAIAAGDKSEISLYGDPKIELTRFSEEAKLIKKPGAAKPKATTL